From Manduca sexta isolate Smith_Timp_Sample1 chromosome 21, JHU_Msex_v1.0, whole genome shotgun sequence, the proteins below share one genomic window:
- the LOC115444334 gene encoding protein PFF0380w isoform X3, which yields MFFERISLVHNNISLSLRDDCKNEIIFQLHKKRDIYQTFSCLYGINRSEIRELKVEKKQYVATAFIAKEVGDNNNHWIFLNRIFVNNFSKLHKIVNDNLQKCIKNEYFIKKSKIKYDNEDMYLMKNKLPFYFLFIQCPVTDYDVISNRIEFNNWDEITKLLEKLVKFYFNDLNLKTVTNETSRVENNSINENTREQVKKIMCKILASNPKVLGVSQMQNGIKGKITKRKRNQKRKTQIISHGKLTSKDNKQLNSRSNTHIDRSKESNLNSNSLRKYNKRKLNEKLCKENIKKKFANTSQRKRKFKETPKSKNSYLKEDIRNLSKKKSPGYLKNKSSDNTEFMNDSLIRKFINPTDSMTKRCDILERKAQEVINHWNTGRFATHVDKSIQYSCIEEQYKGYLNLNDGIYLHRHKKTNFEMEKKDVKSSYDLLKTILNTQVNNNVDDTNLQSAVAFEKNFTDYHEAYYSTIKEINSGQIMSKLTYESHNYEMVRPKNLKLKQPMNTNIVPEKCKDTFVFPDYTRTPKIYQKYHTYKRNLKEWSHKVFKNTNIFPQKSPVVNGPTQNIEEFSQMFDVPKSIVSDNNSDNIEEINSFFSKFTVSNCDQNNLSLFIQNVCHDKEFVLDKTYNIPNNQTLINEHRVFLQNSLQVYTSSHQNLDLSFLNVEKSNCVLSTETNRASCSREEGIKIDFIPESKNSSKSKSNVSYEPIDVCEAVYLNDDLFEKEFEISFSNIHQNKASNIDTSLNSILCDVDDDNANNNKQNRNEMNSSHHFNKIKTITSTKGSNIEPNNKATSNPVADKQQAIDLVKDNLNIDQLNDIHHNDKCLKINLNSFDLKNRMNFVPKGMSPIFKNCITKHISDFDHNIDYFQDSLYYNFANEVQIQTEIYNEDVQNQNKCKSKTDDDIALKFDGQSLKHAEILNQVDYKFIAAIIKAKSVSNEESTHFLAFFDQHAVHERIRLESNMSEYLVDGQWKSVSVDGITIALSKDEMIYLHNYKDKFGQLGLKWTTPYSNEIIINSIPKAIIGKNPRQVDKIMIAVKNLIREQISNIKSQNGCISTYPKSIMDLVFSEACRYAIMFGDKLTKEYSGELLQDLSKCKNPFQCAHGRPVMAVLTDIMYNKQEYKVLIFTTKRIILNYLVVYV from the exons atgtttttcgaaCGTATTTCtttagtacataataatatatctctAAGCTTGAGAGATGATTGtaagaatgaaattattttccaattacataaaaaaagagATATTTACCAGACATTTTCATGTCTTTATGGTATAAATAGATCAGAAATACGAGAATTAAAAGTAGAAAAGAAACAGTATGTAGCTACAGCTTTCATTGCCAAAGAAGTTGGAGATAATAACAACCACTGGATATTCTTAAATAGAATTTTTGTAAACAACTTCAGTAAACTACACAAGATCGTGAATGATAATCtacaaaaatgtatcaaaaatgaatattttataaaaaaatcaaag aTTAAATATGACAACGAAGATATGTATTTGATGAAGAATAAattgccattttattttttattcattcagtGCCCCGTTACAGATTACGATGTTATTTCTAATCGTATAGAATTTAATAACTGGGATGAAATAACTAAGCTGTTAGAAaaacttgtaaaattttattttaatgatttaaatttaaaaacagtcACTAACGAGACGAGTAGGGtagaaaataatagtataaacgAAAATACGAGAGAACaagtaaagaaaattatgtgtaaaattttagCCTCTAATCCAAAGGTATTAGGAGTTTCGCAAATGCAAAATGGaattaaag GAAAAATAACCAAAAGGAAACGTAATCAGAAACGTAAAACTCAAATTATATCTCATGGTAAATTGACCAGTAaagataataaacaattaaattctaGAAGCAACACTCACATTGACCGTTCTAAAGAAAGTAACTTGAACTCTAACTCATTACGCAAATATAACAAACGAAAACTAAATGAAAAATtgtgtaaagaaaatataaaaaagaagtttGCCAACACCAGCCAACGCAAAAGAAAATTCAAAGAGACGCCTAAATCCAAGAACTCCTATTTAAAAGAAGATATACGCAATCTTTCCAAAAAGAAGTCACCAggatatttgaaaaacaaatcaaGTGACAACACTGAATTCATGAATGATTCacttattagaaaatttataaaccCAACAGATAGTATGACGAAAAGGTGTGATATATTGGAGAGAAAAGCACAAGAAGTCATAAATCACTGGAACACTGGAAGATTCGCAACACATGTGGACAAAAGTATTCAATATAGTTGTATAGAAGAGCAATATAAAGGCTATTTAAACCTTAATGATGGAATATATTTACATAGACATAAAAAGACAAATTTTGAGATGGAAAAAAAAGATGTCAAATCTTCTTATGATCTGCTTAAGACTATTTTGAATACTCAGGTTAATAATAACGTAGACGATACAAACCTTCAATCTGCAGTTGCATTTGAAAAGAATTTTACAGACTATCATGAAGCTTACTACAGTACGATTAAGGAAATAAATTCGGGGCAAATCATGTCCAAATTAACATATGAGAGCCATAACTATGAAATGGTGAGAcctaaaaatctaaaattaaagCAACCAATGAATACAAATATTGTGCCCGAGAAATGTAAAGATACTTTTGTATTCCCAGATTATACACGTACCcctaaaatataccaaaaataccatacttataaaagaaatttaaaagaatggagtcacaaagtttttaaaaataccaatatcTTTCCCCAAAAAAGTCCCGTTGTTAATGGTCCTACGCAAAATATTGAAGAATTTTCACAAATGTTTGATGTTCCCAAAAGTATTGTTAGTGATAATAATAGTGACAATATTGAGGAAATTAActcatttttttcaaaatttactgTTAGCAATTGTgatcaaaataatttgtcacTTTTCATTCAAAATGTTTGTCACGATAAGGAGTTCGTTCTGGATAAAACCTATAATATTCCAAATAATCAAACGTTAATTAATGAGCATAGAGTGTTTCTCCAAAACAGCTTACAGGTTTATACCAGTTCCCATCAAAATTTGGATCTAAGTTTTTTAAACGTAGAAAAAAGTAACTGTGTATTATCTACGGAAACTAATCGTGCAAGTTGTAGTAGAGAAGAAGGtataaaaattgattttataccTGAATCAAAAAATTCGAGtaaatcaaaatcaaatgtCTCTTATGAACCTATAGATGTTTGTGAAGCTGTATATTTGAACGAcgatttatttgaaaaagaaTTCGAAATCAGTTTTAGTAACATTCATCAAAATAAAGCTTCAAACATTGACACTAGTCTTAATAGCATATTGTGCGACGTTGATGATGAtaatgcaaataataataaacaaaatagaaatGAAATGAACTCATCACaccatttcaataaaataaaaactataacaagTACTAAAGGATCTAATATTGAGCCGAACAATAAGGCAACGTCAAATCCAGTAGCTGATAAACAACAAGCGATTGATCTTGTGAAAGATAATCTTAATATCGATCAATTAAACGATATTCATCATAATGataaatgtttgaaaattaatCTAAATTCTTTTGACTTGAAAAATAGGATGAATTTCGTTCCTAAAG GAATGTCgcctatttttaaaaattgcattacgAAGCATATTTCTGATTTCGATCATAACATAGATTATTTTCAAGAC AGCCTTTACTATAATTTTGCAAATGAAGTACAAATACAAACTGAAATATACAATGAAGATgttcaaaatcaaaataaatgtaaaagtaaaacaGACGACGATATTGCATTAAAGTTTGATGGACAATCCTTAAAACATGCTGAA ATTCTGAATCAAgttgattataaatttatagcagCTATTATAAAAGCGAAAAGTGTAAGCAATGAAGAATCAACACATTTCTTGGCATTTTTTGATCAACACGCAGTTCATGAGAGAATTCGTCTTGAAAGTAACATGTCCG AGTATCTTGTCGACGGCCAATGGAAAAGCGTTTCTGTAGACGGCATAACGATAGCACTGTCGAAGGacgaaatgatttatttacacaattacaaagaCAAATTTGGACAGTTAGGTCTAAAGTGGACAACGCCTTACagcaatgaaataataattaactctATCCCAAAAGCTATAATTGGAAAGAATCCTAGACAG gtagataaaataatgatagCCGTGAAAAATTTAATCAGGGAACAAATAAGTAACATCAAATCTCAGAATGGTTGCATTTCTACGTATCCAAAGTCTATTATGGATTTAGTATTCAGCGAG GCATGCAGATACGCTATAATGTTTGGGGATAAATTGACGAAAGAGTACAGCGGAGAATTACTTCAAGATTTATCAAAATGTAAGAATCCTTTTCAATGTGCTCACGGCCGGCCTGTAATGGCAGTTCTTACGGATATCATGTACAATAAACAAGAATACaaggtattaatatttacaactaaACGAATTATACTAAATTATCTGGTGGTGTATGTATAA